One window of Manihot esculenta cultivar AM560-2 chromosome 17, M.esculenta_v8, whole genome shotgun sequence genomic DNA carries:
- the LOC110604557 gene encoding uncharacterized protein LOC110604557 produces MEALYLLFSIGSTFITSLALSLLLLLRNLLTRLRFFRSIPPPSANAAFHSHSIYEGTVWHDRRHPVRHSFSYSVRYAFLDLDNLSCPQPGHLSAEEARQKVETTGPVFLLTIPPSVGYEQNPLSVYYCYDLEGSILHLKKCIAEVTNTPWGERVIFVFDPSSDLVAKPLHVSPFMDMLGNWRIRANAPGDSLSVFISVQHPELGDYFVATLKAKRISLSLGSDHGLFFWLMPHKVAFWIYWQALQLWWKNVPYIQHPRYCNPKYREEAMARDQKLQCNLELAQVEDKYLQDGFCPGSFSGRIYKERQFKWRDAKWPWG; encoded by the exons ATGGAAGCTCTTTATCTCCTCTTCTCCATTGGGTCAACGTTCATCACTTCCCTTGCTCtctctctcctcctcctcctgcgGAATCTCCTCACGCGCCTCCGCTTCTTCCGTTCCATCCCTCCCCCTTCCGCCAATGCCGCCTTTCACTCTCATTCCATCTATGAAGGCACTGTTTGGCATGACCGCCGCCATCCTGTCCGCCACTCATTTAGCTACTCCGTTCGTTATGCGTTTTTAGACCTAGACAACTTATCCTGCCCGCAGCCTGGACACCTCTCCGCCGAGGAGGCTCGCCAAAAAGTGGAAACCACCGGACCAGT ATTTCTCCTGACAATACCTCCCAGCGTGGGATATGAGCAAAATCCTTTAAGTGTGTATTATTGCTATGACCTTGAAGGCTCTATTCTGCATTTGAAGAAATGCATTGCTGAG GTAACAAACACACCATGGGGTGAAAGAGTCATATTTGTTTTCGATCCGAGCTCAGATTTAGTGGCAAAACCATTGCATGTCAGCCCTTTTATG GATATGTTGGGGAATTGGAGAATAAGAGCAAATGCTCCTGGTGACAGCTTATCTGTTTTCATTTCAGTCCAACACCCTGAACTTGGTGACTATTTTGTCGCTACTTTGAAAGCTAAAAGAATCTCCCTGTCATTGGGTAGTGATCATGGTTTGTTCTTCTGGTTGATGCCTCATAAAGTTGCATTCTGGATATATTGGCAA GCTCTTCAACTGTGGTGGAAAAATGTGCCATACATCCAACATCCAAGGTACTGTAACCCTAAATATAGGGAGGAAGCAATGGCACGTGATCAAAAGCTTCAATGCAATCTAGAACTTGCACAGGTTGAGGATAAATATTTGCAAGATGGATTTTGCCCAGGAAGTTTCTCTGGCAGGATTTACAAGGAACGCCAGTTTAAATGGAGAGATGCAAAATGGCCTTGGGGTTGA